The Cucumis melo cultivar AY chromosome 9, USDA_Cmelo_AY_1.0, whole genome shotgun sequence genome includes the window AGTATTAAAAGAAAAGTATATGATTACCAAAACCAATACTCGGACATCCTACATCTTATTCTTACATTTTCCCAACATCTCTCTTGTTTCTCATTGTTCTTTAATTTCCCTCTTGAAACGTAAAAGATATGCCTTAAAAGAAAAGGACGGAAGAAACTTAgcacaaaagaaaaataaacaaaaatttgaaaaataaaaaaataagaaaaaaaaaaaaaagccatcTTCTATCTCCAAAGAGTTACAATCATATTATTATAGATTATGAAACACAAGACTAAAGCAAGAGTTAGAAGAAAATGGTATCCAACTTGGAGAATGGTATCCAACTtgaacattttttcttttctttttaaatgttTGGTAGGAGGACTtaggagagagagagggagagaaacAGAAAAATTTCCATTGTAATGTGAAACCCATATAGTGTTTTGATGTTTTATTAGAGATTTTTCAATTAGGAAATTCCCCATGTAAATTACCAGTAAAACGCTCCTCTacttcttaaaatatatattgacTTCTCTGCCCTCTCTTATTACACAACCTTTTCACCTTTTTGCCGCCCTTTATATACCTTAATaagaattaataataaataataataaaataagaaaaatcatTTCTTGCCATATCGATAACTAAGATCAAGAACCCATCTGCGTTCTGTAATCGCTCGGGCTTTGCCGCAAACAGGGATCCGAACAACACGTTCCCTCTCAGCCATTTTTCCTCTGTAAGTTACCTTCTTTCTTGCCGACCCATTtcaatttcttttgtttttttcctgcTCTGTcgctctctttcttttcaatGCCTCTACACTTGGTTTTGGATCCCTTTTCTTTGTGGGATTTCATAATTTTGGTTGTTGCAGTGATAAATGGCTTCGGATCCGAAGGTTCGTCTATTCGAAGAAGTGGCAAAGCACAACAAAACCAAAGATTGCTGGCTTGTTATCTCTGGGAAGGTTGGATCTCTCTTAGTTGATTCttcttattaattttttaacacaCTAGATCGGTTCTGGTTTAATTGTTTCATTTCTTATTTGGTTGGCAAGAAAAGCATATGTCCTATGTTTTTGGAGAAGGAAAACGAAATCTCTTGCTATAGAAAAACATATGGCTGTGGCTAAGGGTTTTAACTCTTTGCTAATTCTGGACTCTCTTCAAATATCCGCCAAAAGAGTTCGATATAGATGCAGTAGCTTTGGGGGTTTCATTGTTTTGCGTGCACGTTCTCATATTTCTGTTTAcagattctcaaattcgattgtcttcttcctttttcttctttgttttgattCATATACTagaattttttcttctgcataCCCTTAATACAAAAGATAATTTAGTCTCATTTCCTTCTGTTCTGTTTGTATTATCCTGATTTATTTGGTATGACTGAATCATACGTCGCTTATATATGTAGTGTACGAAAAAAGGTCTGACATTTACTAAAGAGTCttagagattttttttcttctccccATAAGACATCCTAACTTCCATTGAATTGCTTGTTATATTATGCTTAGAAGTAGTATACCCATCCCAAGGGTTGGCATGCTGTCGAAGACTTGGGGTCAATCAAAGTGGTAACGGGTTTAAATCCCTTTTTTGGCTACCTTGTAAAGATATTGAATTTGTCACATTCTTGGTGAATGCCGAGAGCTTTGGGTACCAAACTGAGTTTAAAATGGTGATAATTAGAGATGAGGTAATTTAGAAATTCTTTACCATCTCTCGTTAAATATTTTGAGCCCCAACCACCAGGGTTTGGGGTTGACTCAATAATAGAAAAACCACCTAAATTTTCCAGAACTAAATGCCTTGGGGTCCATGTGTTCTAAATGACGTGATACTAAGCTGGCTTGAGGGCATCGTCAGTAGTTTATTTTCAGTGGAAGTAGTGAGATTTTTTTTCTCATGTTTGATTGCTTATGACCTTTTCTTTAGGTTTATGATGTAACTCCTTTCATGGAGGATCACCCCGGAGGTGATGAAGTATTATTGTCAGCAACTGGTAATCCTCGGAGTTCCTTATAATAACAAACAGTTGATTCTCTTTCTTTCAGGTGGGCAAATGATGATTAGGATGGATATGATAACATTTACTAACTGTGTTTTGTAGGAAAAGATGCCACAAACGATTTCGAAGATGTTGGGCACAGTGATTCAGCAAGAGAAATGATGGACAAATATTACATCGGAGAAATTGATCCTTCAACGGTACCTTTGAAGAAGATTTACATTCCATCACAACAAACACAGCACAACCCAGACAAGACACCTGAGTTTGTGATCAAGATCTTGCAGTTTTTGGTTCCCATGTTGATTTTGGGTTTGGCATTTGCTGTTCGACACTACACCAAGAATGAATAAATATCGATTATGTTCGGTAGAAAAAACGTTCTCTTTAATTTTTCTGTTTTAGCTTCTTGTCTTGTGATTTCATGTGGGGGTTGGTCGTAGACTAGAGTTCTCTGGATTGGCTTTTGTATTCTACTTTTAATAATAAGTAAAGCTAAGTGCtgtccttttttcttttccaacttTTTTCCCCTTCCTTTATTACTCTGCCCGTCTCTTTAGGTTAACTTTGATCCCATTTTATTTCTTTAGAACTCAAGGACACAGATGTACAGCCTATAGAACATATTTTGTTTAAGTAAGGTTGTGATCCCGTTTCATTTGCTAACCaccttcttttttgtttttgtttttattttactttttgttttttttaattaagcaTATTTTCTCTCCATGATTTGTATCCTCTGAATTGTTtgtcaaatttcaaaaagaacttttttttgttttcaaattttggtttagTTTTGTAAACCATTGTAAAAGTACTATAgacttatattaaaaaaagacaAGGAGCCAATGTAGTTTGTTTTTGCGTTTTTGTGTTTTTGATAGAACTTCGAAGTGAATTTTATTCATTATCTATTTGTTGGTATTATTCCTTGCCAAACTATGTATGTTTGTTTTCAACCTAGAAACTATCACCATGAATCCTGCTTCAAAGACTCAGCTAATTGCTCGATCAATGGATCTACTCTGTTCTAATCACCTGCATTCTTTGTCTATCTAGGATAGTGTTAGAAATAATATGTAATGTTGTGGAGAGTAGGTAGGTTAATTCTTATGCCTgccttaaaaaaattattgaattaaACTTAAGTTATAAGATGTCACACAAACAGAGGGTTTGTAGCCGTCCAAATGATACATTTATGAATGGTGAATTAGTCAGAAGTTCATATAACTTATACCACAGAGCGAAGCTGGCATAACTTGTTTGTGAAATGTTTGTACGCCAGTACAGGAATGGCGAGTTGATAAGTTTGTTTTGATATGAAAACAAGTGTTTACAAGAATCATTTGATTCACGGCTCTATTCTAATCATACCATCCCACACAAATTTCACTGATTTATCTTCTCAATTGAATGAATCTAACACAAAAGACAACAGGTTTTCTTCATCATTCGAATAAATCCCTGCTGCTATCATGTCATAACTTGTGAGGTTTTATGATATGCTCCAAACAGCAATTCTAACTTCGGAGCTTTTCATTGTAAGCTGCACTTACCCGGCAGCATAATGAAATGGCCTAAGTTCCCAACCTTTTTCAGGACCTCAACAGCCAAGAGTACCACACCCACAAGTTAATAAAAACTGGAATGGAAATGAACCCGTCACTCACTAGAAGGACGTCTCTATCTTATCGTGTAAGGTAACCACCAAATCATGTGCACCGTCGAGAAGCTTCCACACATCAAGATGCCCAGCCATGCTATTACATTCCCTCAGAATTTCATCCATGCTATTATACTTCTCTATgataagttttcttctctgtagTACTGAAGCAGCAATCGCATAGAGCAGTAAATCATCTGTTGGTGGAGCTCGTTGCCTAATCCGACTCCATGCAGACTTCCCTATTCCCGCTCTTATGGCTGCCTGGTCAGCCCATATCACTTCCCACAGACACAACGTTTGTTCAAATGTCAACTCCCTTCTGAATAGCACAACAACCATCCGGTAAACGAAAAAGCAATCCTCGGCCTCAAGTTTCTCCAGGTGCTTGTAAAGGTGTGAGTCCTTGCACCTAATGATCTTAGACACTATGTTTAATTGCCTTCTAATTCCAACCTCATCGAGCCTAAAGTTGTGGCGAGCCTTGCGCATGAAACCAACAAAACACCAGAATGCCTCGTGATCCTCTGAAATCACAGTAATGATAGGAGAAAGTAGATCACTCATGCCTTGACAATAACCAATTTCAGGGTCATAGAGGGCATATGCTTCAAGAATTGCCACAAGCCTTGCGGCATGGAAAATCATACAAGGTTCTAGGTGGTCGTAATCAACTAAACCAACAGCTTCAGCACATCGCCTAGCTCTGCCATCTGAAACCGTTGCTTGAGATGACAGGTATGGTACCCATTCCGAGTTAGAACGAAGTGCATCAAGTCGAATAATCCGCTGCCATGTTGCAAAATCTTCACTATTATGGAGCTTTGATGAGACCTCTGTCCTAGAGGGAGAAGAATTTTCCTTGGGCGTCATATCAAGATAGGGCTCTTCCATTCCACCAGTGGAGGGAAAGGTTTGGCTAAGATCCAAATCATCTGAGGAGTCTGAGTCAGAGGAGTCCGAATTCAGTACCAATGAACTATCAGCTGTGATCCGTCTTGAACTCCCCTCCCCTTCCAACAAAGAGCAGAAGGCTTCATCTAAAAACTCAACATTGGAGCACCTTTCTTCGCTTGAAAGGGATTCTCTAGCACTAACCACGTCTTCGGAACTAGGAGAATCTATGTCTTGGACAAGGAAGCCATCTTCCCCGACATCAATCATGTCCCTAAATTCATTCCACTTAGAGCTTTCATTTCTACGTTTTATTAACCGCCTGCACTGTTTACGGAGTTTTTCATATTCCTTTCTGCACCGAAAacgttaaaattttaaaataaaacccTTATAGATGGATGTCAATATAGACAGATATATCTCTTCTAACATTCTAAAATAGTGCATAAAATATCCAGCGTAAATACTGaataaaaacttttaaaaaatatatagcaATTACCTTTTTTGAGTCTTTATAATATCCCTTTCCTTCTTAGAACTCTTGAGGTCATAGCTGTTAGAAATCATAGAGTCGGTCAAATCAAATCTATGCCCCACCAAAAAATTATTGTCGCTGTCTCGTACGCAATACCCAGTAATATACAACAATCACACGGCAGAATTAAGGAATTCAAATGAAACAATACACTGAAGTTGATGCTAAAAGACAATGAACCAGTGAAGGACTATCTACTTCCTGTCACATATTCCAATCCATATACATCCAAGCGCAAGTGTAGATCAACGAATTAATCAGACATTTTGAAGCAAACTGAAAAGCTcaacctttctttttctttgtgtgTATGTGTTTCGTGAGACAAGGAAAACGTACTGCCTCGTGGTATGATATAAGACAAGTCAACAAAGTCACCCCAACCATTATTAATAAATGGCTCATCTAAGAATGACATAATACAAGGTGCGTAAGAATGACATAAATGACTCATCCCACCAAAAAG containing:
- the LOC103482988 gene encoding rab GTPase-activating protein 22-like — its product is MKALRRTQTSSSSNSNPNSNSNSNSSSPSSSWVHLRSVLVVVSSSSPSSCSSSDRSRLKSPWSRRKRKHALSPRQWKTVFSPDGKLRDGGIKFLKKVRSGGVDPSIRAEVWPFLLGVYDLKSSKKERDIIKTQKRKEYEKLRKQCRRLIKRRNESSKWNEFRDMIDVGEDGFLVQDIDSPSSEDVVSARESLSSEERCSNVEFLDEAFCSLLEGEGSSRRITADSSLVLNSDSSDSDSSDDLDLSQTFPSTGGMEEPYLDMTPKENSSPSRTEVSSKLHNSEDFATWQRIIRLDALRSNSEWVPYLSSQATVSDGRARRCAEAVGLVDYDHLEPCMIFHAARLVAILEAYALYDPEIGYCQGMSDLLSPIITVISEDHEAFWCFVGFMRKARHNFRLDEVGIRRQLNIVSKIIRCKDSHLYKHLEKLEAEDCFFVYRMVVVLFRRELTFEQTLCLWEVIWADQAAIRAGIGKSAWSRIRQRAPPTDDLLLYAIAASVLQRRKLIIEKYNSMDEILRECNSMAGHLDVWKLLDGAHDLVVTLHDKIETSF
- the LOC103482987 gene encoding cytochrome b5, which gives rise to MASDPKVRLFEEVAKHNKTKDCWLVISGKVYDVTPFMEDHPGGDEVLLSATGKDATNDFEDVGHSDSAREMMDKYYIGEIDPSTVPLKKIYIPSQQTQHNPDKTPEFVIKILQFLVPMLILGLAFAVRHYTKNE